The following are from one region of the Mangifera indica cultivar Alphonso chromosome 14, CATAS_Mindica_2.1, whole genome shotgun sequence genome:
- the LOC123196308 gene encoding ribonuclease 2 translates to MASLSLSPVQLLAVVLAITASFCKIEEVDGTRDGRGVLFGYQREFDYFNLALQWPGTVCRRTRRCCSSNACCRGSNSPTEFTIHGLWPDYNDGTWPACCRRTNFNEKEISTLLGALEKYWPSLSCGSSSTCYSGKGSFWAHEWEKHGTCSFPVTRDEYSYFLTTLNVYFKYNVTKVLNEAGYVPSNTEKYPLGGIISAIQNAFHTTPKLVCSKGAVEELHLCFYKDFKFRRCAASKSSCPKYVSLPAYSSRGRASW, encoded by the exons atggcttCTCTGTCTCTTTCTCCGGTTCAATTATTGGCGGTTGTTTTGGCAATTACGGCGTCGTTCTGTAAGATTGAGGAGGTCGACGGAACAAGAGACGGACGAGGAGTACTATTTGGTTATCAGAGGGAGTTCGATTACTTCAACTTGGCTCTTCAATGGCCTGGCACTGTCTGTCGCCGTACTCGCCGTTGCTGTTCTTCCAATGCTTGTTGTCGCGG aTCAAATTCGCCGACTGAATTTACAATCC ATGGACTCTGGCCTGACTACAATGATGGGACTTGGCCTGCCTGTTGTAGGCGAACTAATTTCAATGAAAAAGAG ATTTCAACATTGCTTGGTGCCTTAGAGAAGTATTGGCCATCGTTAAGTTGTGGTTCATCATCAACTTGCTACAGTGGAAAAGGGTCATTTTGGGCTCATGAg TGGG aGAAGCACGGAACTTGTAGTTTTCCTGTCACTCGAGATGAATACAGTTACTTTTTAACCACCCTCAATGTGTACTTTAAATATAATGTCACA AAAGTATTGAATGAAGCTGGATATGTTCCTTCTAATACTGAGAAGTATCCCCTTGGAGGCATTATCTCTGCCATTCAGAATGCTTTCCATACAACACCTAAACTTGTTTGTTCGAAAGGTGCTGTGGAGGAACTTCATTTGTGCTTTTATAAGGATTTCAAG TTCCGGCGTTGTGCTGCCTCAAAAAGCTCATGTCCCAAATACGTTAGCTTGCCAGCTTATTCATCCCGAG GTAGGGCTTCATGGTAA
- the LOC123196307 gene encoding uncharacterized protein LOC123196307 yields MAQLFLSMPNWEDDGDVDSTKLIISLLNELESVFWSLINSGGRSEARLWLCNTISGISSISGDQQCELFVNLLRSKRLSQGVASQLLQMIFEKRPYKAGCVLAKKSYMLEKFFQGNPRRILQWFSNFSDSGGLGHQKGAKALSQFAFVNRDICWEELEWKGKHGQSPAMVATKPHYFLDLDVQRTIENFLEYVPEFWSSSEFAESVKDGEILCIDTKFFIEMFHNLMYKEDARDVWEVINEFLVEESFSSLCQRLLIILEEHEFCIFLELLRKYINPRMEPRDFGTTSYWLEIILSRCSDCKSIDQLLLLNAVINQRRQLLGFLNDGEYQDEHEKIKDIVLQISSASLKVNSLSMILKECLRLNTMEAIKIIGLNSWVIYSRLSEEGWTIESWESLFVSSGIQFRKSDKYVLLKHDELSEESRSDLDNIMSNRSRRKKKKKNRKKRRRNYHDDDESYDNELMDFDTSNSGRNLQSGAVSWLLSTDGFSASWTSADLPEHLSKHCLATWMKWLVNKWSNMD; encoded by the exons ATGGCTCAGTTGTTTTTGTCAATGCCTAATTGGGAAGATGATGGAGATGTTGACTCTACCAAACTGATAATATCTCTTTTGAATGAATTGGAATCTGTTTTCTGGTCTCTGATAAATTCTGGAGGGCGGTCAGAGGCTCGACTATGGCTTTGCAACACTATATCTGGCATAAGTTCTATCAGTGGTGACCAGCAGTGTGAGCTATTTGTGAATCTCTTAAGGTCGAAGCGACTGAGTCAAGGCGTGGCCTCACAACTCTTGCAAATGATATTTGAGAAGAGGCCTTATAAAGCCGGCTGTGTCTTGGCCAAGAAAAGTTACATGCTTGAGAAGTTCTTTCAAG GAAATCCAAGGCGCATACTTCAAtggttttctaatttttctgATAGTGGAGGATTGGGACACCAAAAAGGTGCAAAGGCGTTATCCCAATTTGCTTTTGTTAATCGAGATATTTGTTGGGAGGAGCTTGAGTGGAAGGGAAAACATGGACAATCACCTGCAATGGTAGCTACGAAGCCCCATTACTTTCTAGATTTGGATGTCCAAAGGACCATAGAGAATTTCCTTGAATATGTGCCTGAATTTTGGTCATCCAGTGAGTTTGCAGAGTCAGTAAAAGATGGTGAGATCTTGTGCATTGATACAAAATTCTTTATAGAAATGTTTCATAATTTGATGTATAAAGAAGATGCAAGAGATGTATGGGAAGTTATAAACGAGTTTCTTGTAGAGGAATCGTTCTCATCCTTATGTCAGCGTCTTCTTATTATCCTTGAAGAGCATGAATTCTGCATTTTCCTGGAGTTGCTGCGTAAATATATTAACCCAAGAATGGAACCTAGGGATTTTGGTACCACTTCTTACTGGCTCGAGATTATACTTTCTAGGTGCAGTGATTGTAAATCTATTGATCAGCTACTTTTGTTAAATGCTGTTATCAATCAAAGACGCCAGCTTCTTGGGTTTTTAAATGATGGTGAATACCAGGACGAacatgaaaaaattaaagatattgtATTACAAATTAGTTCAGCTTCTCTCAAAGTCAACAGTTTGTCTATGATTTTAAAGGAGTGCTTAAGGTTAAATACAATGGAAGCAATTAAAATAATAGGACTTAATTCTTGGGTCATTTATTCTAGGTTATCTGAGGAAGGCTGGACTATTGAGTCATGGGAATCATTGTTTGTGAGCAGTGGAATACAGTTTCGCAAATCTGATAAATATGTATTGCTAAAGCATGATGAATTGTCAGAAGAAAGTAGGTCAGACTTggataatataatgtcaaatagaAGTAGGcgcaagaagaagaaaaaaaatagaaagaaacgAAGAAGGAATtatcatgatgatgatgaaagtTACGACAATGAGCTGATGGATTTTGATACCTCAAATAGTGGGCGAAATTTGCAATCTGGGGCTGTTAGCTGGTTGCTCTCCACTGATGGATTTTCTGCATCATGGACTAGT GCGGATTTACCAGAACATCTGTCAAAGCATTGCTTGGCTACATGGATGAAGTGGCTTGTTAACAAGTGGAGCAACATGGATTAA